The Candidatus Eisenbacteria bacterium genome has a segment encoding these proteins:
- a CDS encoding GAF domain-containing protein: protein MASASNATASPEAPVDDPTAAGGMQQAPEEVVEAKLRAILDATQTSAGAVCLFDQHQDLLRLAVEIGLSDEGCRRLRNVRRGAATTWDMPLHSLLNRRAYLIESAAKNRYVPPLVDDVAAVRAVACIPLLDSGTPVGSLILVARTPFGERQIRLLEQPAKDLVAAIVAMRKRVSPTAHDAPTRPRLSAAGNAARAGDVATPGPTSGDVKVAAVGPAPSAAPAGPSAAAAPSSPVGPSSSIQAAVDRTRVELERLRARVAEAEELANRERTRAAALEEQVRETAAPNVAAQAEIARLEAVLAERTTEVQTLSERSQALEAAAAAAKAETERLQVALGEHATQAQAHAERIEALERTLEAAQATETSLRADLHRVSDAHAAQTATVDSERAAAVQGLENRLAEADAANEVLRARIADIEAGNRAAVADVERRIAAAKAEAEERLASALAEAEARTAATIDEKADWQRRAEAAQGELATARATLAGQTDQASTAALDRERYESELATGREREASLRQRITELEADIARARDEGAQLRDRLSDIESLVPGDAGASAAVPDAAPAPSTESSSTFEVVELDGSDDGDEGAALEVTDAGLDIEEVSTPAPVPEAAPAPSAPPEGIVVIDVDSAWTNVAPQKVPVAAVPPDDDVVAAVTARNPERIILNLTAPKALDALGALRAAGITTPCFACLAAPGSGRALALGRFEVASRPLDPDALIALLPGTFVRGTRVVTAGADVDALISLRQALARLGVSVSMAWDHKQASDLLAMVRPEVAIVDLDLPPKDGFVIVGRLGLVPPAPTTVLVPKATDGAAAFAAVVAHPEIAGATLPAKELLSRFAVLPLITKAQPAAAKR, encoded by the coding sequence ATGGCATCCGCCTCGAACGCGACCGCCTCGCCCGAGGCCCCGGTCGACGATCCGACCGCGGCCGGCGGGATGCAGCAGGCGCCGGAAGAGGTCGTCGAGGCCAAGCTGCGCGCCATTCTGGACGCGACCCAGACCTCGGCCGGCGCCGTCTGCCTGTTCGACCAGCACCAGGACCTCCTGCGCCTCGCGGTCGAGATCGGGCTCTCCGACGAGGGCTGCCGGCGGCTCCGCAACGTGCGGCGTGGCGCGGCCACCACCTGGGACATGCCGCTCCACAGCCTGCTCAACCGGCGCGCGTACCTGATCGAGAGCGCCGCGAAGAACCGCTACGTGCCGCCGCTCGTCGACGACGTCGCCGCGGTCCGCGCCGTCGCCTGCATTCCGCTCCTCGACAGCGGCACGCCCGTCGGGAGCCTCATCCTGGTCGCGCGCACGCCGTTCGGCGAGCGCCAGATCCGGCTGCTCGAGCAGCCGGCCAAGGACCTCGTCGCGGCGATCGTCGCCATGCGCAAGCGCGTGTCCCCGACCGCGCACGACGCCCCCACGCGACCGCGCCTCTCCGCCGCCGGCAACGCCGCGCGGGCCGGCGACGTCGCCACGCCCGGGCCCACCAGCGGCGATGTCAAGGTGGCCGCGGTCGGCCCGGCACCGAGCGCCGCGCCGGCGGGACCGAGCGCCGCGGCGGCACCGAGCTCCCCTGTGGGACCGAGCTCGTCGATCCAGGCCGCGGTCGACCGCACGCGCGTGGAACTCGAGCGCCTGCGGGCTCGCGTCGCCGAGGCCGAGGAGCTCGCGAACCGCGAGCGCACCCGGGCGGCGGCGCTCGAGGAGCAGGTCCGCGAGACGGCGGCACCCAACGTCGCCGCGCAGGCGGAGATCGCGCGTCTCGAAGCCGTTCTCGCCGAGCGCACCACCGAGGTGCAGACGCTCTCCGAGCGCTCGCAAGCGCTGGAGGCGGCCGCGGCCGCTGCCAAGGCGGAGACCGAACGCCTGCAGGTCGCCCTGGGCGAGCACGCGACGCAGGCACAGGCGCACGCCGAGCGGATCGAGGCGCTCGAGCGGACGCTCGAAGCCGCGCAGGCGACCGAAACGTCGCTGCGAGCCGACCTGCACCGCGTGAGCGATGCCCACGCCGCCCAGACGGCAACCGTCGACTCGGAACGCGCTGCCGCGGTGCAGGGACTCGAGAATCGGCTCGCGGAGGCGGATGCGGCGAACGAGGTGCTGCGGGCGAGGATCGCCGACATCGAAGCGGGCAATCGCGCGGCGGTCGCCGACGTCGAACGTCGCATCGCCGCCGCGAAGGCCGAGGCCGAGGAGCGCCTCGCCTCCGCCCTGGCCGAAGCGGAAGCCCGCACCGCGGCGACGATCGACGAGAAGGCCGACTGGCAGCGACGGGCCGAGGCGGCGCAGGGGGAGCTCGCGACCGCGCGCGCGACCCTCGCCGGGCAAACCGATCAGGCCAGCACCGCCGCGCTCGATCGGGAGCGCTACGAGTCCGAGCTCGCGACCGGCCGCGAGCGCGAGGCGTCGCTCCGCCAGCGCATCACCGAGCTCGAGGCGGACATCGCGCGCGCACGCGACGAGGGCGCGCAGCTTCGCGATCGCCTGTCCGACATCGAATCACTCGTTCCCGGCGACGCAGGCGCATCCGCCGCCGTACCCGACGCGGCGCCGGCGCCGAGCACCGAGAGCTCGAGCACCTTCGAAGTCGTCGAGCTCGACGGGTCGGACGACGGTGACGAGGGCGCGGCGCTCGAAGTGACCGACGCCGGCCTCGACATCGAAGAGGTGAGCACGCCGGCGCCCGTCCCCGAGGCGGCTCCCGCGCCGAGCGCACCGCCGGAGGGCATCGTCGTCATCGACGTCGATTCCGCATGGACGAACGTCGCGCCGCAGAAGGTGCCCGTGGCGGCGGTTCCACCCGACGACGACGTCGTGGCGGCCGTCACCGCCAGGAACCCCGAGCGCATCATCCTGAACCTGACGGCCCCGAAGGCGCTCGACGCCCTCGGCGCGCTGCGCGCCGCCGGCATCACGACGCCGTGCTTCGCCTGCCTCGCGGCGCCCGGATCGGGCCGCGCGCTCGCACTCGGCCGCTTCGAGGTGGCCTCGCGCCCGCTCGACCCCGACGCGCTGATCGCCCTCCTGCCGGGGACGTTCGTGCGCGGCACGCGCGTCGTCACCGCCGGCGCCGACGTCGACGCCCTCATCAGCCTGCGCCAGGCGCTCGCGCGCCTCGGCGTGTCGGTGTCGATGGCGTGGGACCACAAGCAGGCGAGCGACCTGCTCGCCATGGTGCGTCCCGAGGTGGCGATCGTCGATCTCGACCTGCCGCCCAAGGACGGGTTCGTCATCGTCGGGCGCCTGGGGCTCGTACCGCCGGCGCCGACGACCGTGCTGGTGCCGAAGGCGACCGATGGGGCCGCGGCGTTCGCCGCGGTGGTCGCACACCCCGAGATCGCCGGGGCCACCCTCCCCGCGAAGGAGCTCCTCAGCCGCTTCGCAGTCCTTCCGCTGATCACCAAGGCCCAGCCAGCGGCGGCGAAGCGCTGA
- a CDS encoding amine dehydrogenase large subunit, with amino-acid sequence MRTRRAHGLLLCATLLACGLAQPAAAQPESVGRSLTLPERPGPHWFWLSDVALHRTAVFDADKGQLLGTISSGTAGVDFVIAPTFSHDHREIYIPETYFSRGVRGERTDVVTVYDGRTLAPVAEIPLPPKRAEYFPGNAANTLSDDGRFLAVFNLTPMSSLSIVDVRERRFVAEVSTPGCSLVYAAGPRRFFMLCANGQALVVSLDEAGQPTAERTASFFDPQKDPLTEKAVRRGDEWLFVSFEGQIQPVGVAGPQLTFGERWSLVDDADRRDDWRVGGAQHLAIHGPTGRLYALMHRGGPDTHKTAGQEIWVYDVAAKRRLQRIPVLNPIVSFVAQQGGLAPGGIARWLLLKALPNPGVDGILVTQDEHPVLLAAGTIPPTVTVHDAMSGAVVNEISEVGLALSLLYTP; translated from the coding sequence ATGCGAACCCGACGCGCCCACGGCCTCCTTCTGTGTGCGACGCTGCTCGCGTGCGGTCTCGCGCAGCCCGCCGCCGCCCAGCCCGAGAGCGTCGGGCGCTCGCTCACGTTGCCGGAGAGGCCCGGCCCGCACTGGTTCTGGCTGAGCGACGTCGCGCTGCACCGCACGGCGGTCTTCGACGCCGACAAGGGCCAGCTCCTCGGCACGATCAGCTCGGGGACCGCTGGCGTCGACTTCGTGATCGCGCCGACCTTCTCGCACGATCATCGCGAAATCTACATCCCCGAGACGTACTTCTCGCGCGGCGTGCGGGGCGAGCGGACGGACGTGGTCACCGTGTACGACGGGCGCACGCTCGCGCCCGTCGCCGAGATCCCGCTGCCGCCCAAGCGCGCCGAGTACTTCCCGGGCAACGCGGCGAACACGCTCTCGGACGACGGCCGCTTCCTGGCGGTCTTCAACCTGACGCCGATGAGCTCCCTCTCGATCGTCGACGTGCGCGAGCGGCGCTTCGTCGCCGAGGTGTCGACGCCGGGGTGCAGCCTCGTCTACGCGGCCGGGCCGCGGCGGTTCTTCATGCTGTGCGCGAACGGACAGGCGCTCGTCGTGAGCCTCGACGAGGCGGGACAGCCGACGGCCGAGCGCACCGCGAGCTTCTTCGACCCGCAGAAGGACCCGCTCACCGAGAAGGCCGTTCGCCGGGGCGACGAGTGGCTCTTCGTCTCGTTCGAGGGGCAGATCCAGCCGGTCGGGGTGGCCGGGCCCCAGCTCACGTTCGGCGAGCGCTGGTCGCTCGTCGACGACGCCGATCGCCGCGACGACTGGCGCGTCGGCGGCGCGCAGCATCTCGCGATCCACGGACCCACGGGTCGTCTCTACGCGCTCATGCATCGGGGAGGCCCGGACACGCACAAGACGGCGGGGCAGGAGATCTGGGTGTACGACGTCGCCGCGAAGCGGCGGCTGCAGCGGATCCCCGTCCTGAACCCGATCGTCAGCTTCGTCGCGCAGCAGGGTGGCCTCGCCCCCGGTGGGATCGCGCGCTGGCTCCTCTTGAAGGCGCTGCCGAACCCGGGCGTCGACGGCATCCTCGTCACGCAGGACGAGCATCCGGTCCTGCTCGCCGCCGGCACGATCCCACCCACGGTGACCGTGCACGACGCGATGTCGGGTGCGGTGGTGAACGAGATCTCCGAGGTCGGCCTCGCCTTGAGCCTCCTCTACACGCCGTGA
- a CDS encoding MauE/DoxX family redox-associated membrane protein, whose amino-acid sequence MDPVVDLTVRSSLALLFALAAAHKLRDLAGFRATFADYRIVPEALAPAGATLVVASEVGSACLLLLPGWRQAGLLVAIVLLGAYAAAIGVNLARGRRHIDCGCGGPAGRQPISGWLVARNLAVVFAALACLGPVSTRPLVWVDVLTIGAGVLALAAVYGAADRLIANLPAVARARGVA is encoded by the coding sequence ATGGACCCCGTCGTCGATCTGACCGTGCGCAGCTCCCTGGCGCTCCTCTTCGCGCTCGCCGCCGCGCACAAGCTGCGCGACCTCGCGGGCTTTCGCGCGACGTTCGCCGACTACCGCATCGTGCCGGAGGCGCTGGCGCCGGCCGGCGCGACGCTCGTCGTCGCGAGCGAGGTCGGCTCCGCGTGTCTGCTGCTCCTGCCGGGCTGGCGGCAGGCCGGACTCCTCGTGGCGATCGTGCTCCTCGGCGCGTATGCCGCCGCGATCGGCGTCAACCTCGCGCGCGGGCGGCGCCACATCGACTGCGGCTGCGGTGGCCCCGCCGGCCGGCAGCCGATCAGCGGCTGGCTGGTCGCGCGCAATCTTGCCGTCGTCTTCGCGGCGCTCGCCTGCCTCGGGCCCGTCTCGACGCGCCCGCTCGTGTGGGTCGACGTGCTCACGATCGGCGCCGGCGTGCTCGCGCTCGCGGCCGTGTACGGCGCGGCCGACCGTCTGATCGCGAACCTGCCCGCGGTCGCCCGCGCACGAGGAGTCGCATGA
- a CDS encoding c-type cytochrome produces MRPLALVLAILAGASRATAGAPDGARIYAERCSGCHGDDGRGDGPAAAAIIPPPKNFRDAAFWKGRTVEQLRTIVTKGKPSTMMAPFEGVLTSAEIDAVVEYVRHFDPSAGVPAAAPK; encoded by the coding sequence ATGCGACCGCTTGCCCTCGTGCTCGCGATCCTCGCGGGTGCTTCTCGTGCGACGGCCGGCGCGCCCGACGGCGCCCGCATCTACGCCGAGCGATGCAGCGGCTGTCACGGCGACGACGGGCGGGGCGACGGCCCGGCGGCGGCGGCGATCATTCCCCCGCCGAAGAACTTTCGCGACGCCGCGTTCTGGAAGGGGCGGACCGTCGAGCAGCTGCGGACGATCGTGACGAAGGGCAAGCCCAGCACCATGATGGCGCCGTTCGAGGGCGTGCTCACCAGCGCCGAGATCGACGCGGTGGTCGAGTACGTGCGCCACTTCGACCCGTCCGCCGGCGTGCCGGCCGCTGCGCCGAAGTAG
- a CDS encoding cytochrome c, which yields MKIVLAVGLTLAAADARAYTPAVEYALNCQGCHRADGAGTPESVPPLKGSVARFLGVPGGREYLAQVPGVAQAPLDDQALAAVMNWLLDHFDKEHVPPGFAPYTAEEMGRLRRTPLVDVESVRKRLLAGIERPR from the coding sequence GTGAAGATCGTGCTCGCGGTCGGGCTCACACTGGCGGCGGCGGACGCCCGCGCGTACACGCCGGCGGTCGAGTACGCGCTCAACTGTCAGGGCTGTCACCGCGCCGACGGCGCCGGCACGCCGGAGAGCGTGCCGCCACTCAAAGGATCGGTCGCGCGGTTCCTCGGCGTGCCCGGCGGGCGCGAGTACCTGGCGCAGGTGCCGGGCGTCGCGCAGGCACCGCTCGACGACCAGGCGCTCGCGGCGGTCATGAACTGGCTCCTCGACCACTTCGACAAGGAGCACGTGCCCCCGGGGTTCGCCCCGTACACCGCCGAGGAGATGGGGCGGCTGCGCCGCACGCCGCTCGTCGACGTGGAAAGCGTGCGCAAGCGCCTCCTCGCCGGGATCGAGCGGCCGCGCTGA
- a CDS encoding nitronate monooxygenase, with translation MDRIETRVTKLLGVRYPIVQAPMGWIARSQLVAAVSNAGGLGIIETSSGELDVIKDEIRRMRDLTQAPFGVNIAQLFVRDPGIVDFVAGQGVRFVTTSAGDPRKYTAALKAAGLTVFHVVPSLEAAQKAVDAGVDGLVVEGGEGGGFKNPRDVATMVLLPLVCSKVDVPVIAAGGICDGASMAAAFALGAEGVQMGSRMVSAAESPVHRNWKQAILDAKETDTVFLNRFSRPGLRCLRTATAERLEREPHVGMDVFGRAMDLYFGGDMEAAIALGGQVVGRIDAVKPVAQIVAETVKGFRETAARLAPHTAG, from the coding sequence ATGGATCGCATCGAGACCCGGGTCACCAAGCTCCTCGGCGTGCGCTACCCGATCGTGCAGGCGCCGATGGGTTGGATCGCGCGCTCGCAGCTCGTCGCGGCGGTGTCGAACGCGGGCGGGCTCGGCATCATCGAGACGTCGTCCGGCGAGCTCGACGTCATCAAGGACGAGATCCGGCGCATGCGCGACCTCACGCAGGCCCCGTTCGGAGTCAACATCGCGCAGCTCTTCGTGCGCGACCCCGGTATCGTCGACTTCGTCGCCGGACAGGGCGTGCGCTTCGTCACCACGTCGGCCGGCGACCCGCGCAAGTACACGGCGGCGCTGAAGGCCGCGGGCCTGACGGTGTTCCACGTCGTCCCGTCGCTCGAGGCGGCGCAGAAGGCCGTCGACGCCGGCGTCGACGGCCTCGTCGTCGAAGGCGGGGAGGGCGGCGGGTTCAAGAACCCGCGCGACGTCGCGACCATGGTCCTCCTGCCGCTCGTGTGCTCGAAGGTCGACGTGCCGGTGATCGCGGCCGGCGGCATCTGCGACGGCGCTAGCATGGCCGCAGCGTTCGCGCTCGGCGCCGAAGGGGTGCAGATGGGCTCGCGAATGGTCTCGGCCGCGGAATCGCCGGTGCACCGGAATTGGAAGCAGGCGATCCTGGATGCGAAGGAGACCGACACCGTGTTCCTGAATCGCTTCAGCCGTCCGGGGCTCCGGTGCCTGCGGACCGCGACGGCAGAACGCCTCGAGCGCGAGCCGCACGTCGGCATGGACGTCTTCGGTCGCGCGATGGACCTCTACTTCGGCGGCGACATGGAGGCGGCGATCGCGCTCGGCGGGCAGGTCGTGGGGCGCATCGACGCCGTGAAGCCGGTGGCACAGATCGTCGCCGAGACCGTCAAGGGATTTCGCGAGACGGCCGCCCGGCTCGCGCCGCACACCGCGGGGTGA
- a CDS encoding hemerythrin domain-containing protein — translation MDVTDVLAGEHGVFHLLVEQLDDALDRCTTLTELRVAAEPLALSLLGHARVEEETLFQSYERATGSLGPLRCLRHEHEQMDRAIRALFRISDAGELRAHARALLDLTRRHLAREEQVMFTAAREALSAGVLEECGAEWARFRGVAIGGAATPPTNA, via the coding sequence ATGGACGTGACCGACGTTCTGGCCGGCGAGCACGGCGTGTTCCACCTCCTCGTCGAGCAGCTCGACGATGCGCTCGACCGCTGCACGACGCTGACCGAGCTGCGCGTCGCGGCCGAGCCGCTGGCGCTCTCGCTGCTGGGGCACGCGCGCGTCGAGGAGGAGACGCTCTTCCAGTCCTACGAGCGCGCGACCGGCTCGCTCGGGCCCTTGCGGTGCCTGCGCCACGAGCACGAGCAGATGGATCGCGCGATCCGCGCCCTGTTCCGCATCTCCGACGCCGGCGAGCTGCGGGCGCACGCTCGGGCGCTCCTCGACCTCACGCGCCGTCACCTCGCGCGCGAGGAGCAGGTGATGTTCACGGCGGCGCGCGAGGCGCTGTCGGCCGGCGTGCTCGAAGAGTGCGGCGCCGAGTGGGCGCGCTTCCGCGGCGTCGCGATCGGCGGCGCGGCTACGCCGCCTACGAACGCGTGA
- the mauD gene encoding methylamine dehydrogenase accessory protein MauD, whose amino-acid sequence MTQALLVSNAVLWVIVVALACVVAALVRQIGVLYERVAPAGALMVVRGPEVGQAAPVLHVEDLSGATREIGGVRPNGRATLLFFLAPTCPVCKTLLPALRSAARAEAGWLDLVFASDGPRAEHEAFVRSERLEGFPYVLSAPLGVTYQVGKLPYAVLVDGAGVVRAKGLVNTREHLESLFEAKERGVASLQDYVRSIDDPAGGAHA is encoded by the coding sequence ATGACGCAGGCGCTCCTCGTCTCGAACGCCGTCCTGTGGGTGATCGTCGTCGCGCTCGCGTGCGTCGTCGCCGCGCTCGTGCGGCAGATCGGGGTCCTCTACGAGCGCGTGGCGCCCGCCGGCGCGCTCATGGTGGTGCGCGGTCCAGAGGTCGGCCAGGCGGCCCCGGTGCTGCACGTGGAGGACCTCTCCGGAGCGACGCGCGAGATCGGAGGCGTGCGACCGAACGGGCGCGCGACGTTGCTCTTCTTCCTCGCTCCCACCTGTCCGGTGTGCAAGACGCTGCTCCCGGCCCTGCGCTCGGCGGCGCGCGCCGAGGCCGGCTGGCTCGACCTCGTCTTCGCGAGCGACGGCCCGCGTGCCGAGCACGAAGCGTTCGTCCGCAGCGAACGCCTCGAGGGCTTCCCCTACGTGCTCTCGGCGCCGCTCGGCGTGACGTACCAGGTGGGGAAGCTCCCGTACGCCGTGCTGGTCGACGGCGCCGGCGTCGTGCGCGCCAAGGGCCTCGTCAACACGCGCGAGCACCTGGAGAGCCTCTTCGAGGCGAAGGAGCGCGGGGTGGCGTCGCTGCAGGACTACGTGCGATCGATCGACGACCCCGCGGGAGGAGCGCACGCGTGA
- a CDS encoding NADPH:quinone oxidoreductase family protein, with product MRAVRCLAWGEPETLVVEDIPPPRPGRGEVLIDVAAASVNYPDVLLVRNEYQMSIATPFTPGSDFAGTVRALGEGTTGWRVGERACGTVFVGAFAEQVAASTAMLMRVPDAVPFATAAAFPVVYTTAYDALRSVAAVRPGDDVLVLGAAGGIGSAAIELAKLLGARVIAAASSDEKLAACRTQGADEVVNYATEDLKTRVKALTGDGADVVLDPVGGRYAEPALRAMAIGGRFVVLGFAAKEIPRIPLNLVLLKGVEIRAYDAAKFWQTRPEETRRNRDELMTLLASGRLHPLVSATYPLERAAEALRAVFDRRAIGKLVIEPGR from the coding sequence ATGCGCGCCGTTCGCTGCCTCGCCTGGGGCGAGCCCGAGACGCTGGTGGTGGAGGACATCCCGCCGCCACGACCCGGGCGTGGCGAGGTGCTGATCGACGTCGCGGCGGCGTCGGTGAACTACCCCGACGTCCTGCTCGTCCGCAACGAGTATCAGATGTCGATCGCGACCCCATTTACGCCCGGCAGCGACTTCGCCGGGACGGTTCGCGCGCTCGGCGAGGGCACGACGGGGTGGCGCGTCGGCGAACGGGCGTGCGGGACCGTGTTCGTGGGCGCGTTCGCCGAGCAGGTCGCGGCCTCGACCGCCATGCTGATGCGCGTGCCCGACGCCGTCCCGTTCGCGACCGCCGCCGCCTTTCCGGTGGTCTACACGACCGCGTACGACGCGCTCCGGAGCGTCGCCGCAGTACGCCCCGGCGACGACGTGCTCGTGCTCGGCGCTGCCGGGGGCATCGGCTCGGCCGCGATCGAGCTCGCGAAGCTGCTCGGCGCGCGCGTCATCGCCGCGGCCTCGAGCGACGAGAAGCTCGCGGCGTGTCGGACGCAGGGCGCCGACGAGGTCGTGAACTACGCGACCGAGGACCTGAAGACGCGCGTGAAGGCGCTCACCGGCGACGGCGCCGACGTCGTGCTCGATCCCGTCGGTGGTCGGTACGCCGAGCCCGCGCTGCGCGCCATGGCGATCGGTGGGCGCTTCGTCGTGCTCGGCTTCGCCGCCAAGGAGATCCCGCGCATTCCGCTGAACCTCGTTCTCCTGAAGGGCGTGGAGATCCGCGCCTACGACGCGGCGAAGTTCTGGCAGACCCGGCCCGAGGAAACCCGGCGCAACCGCGACGAGCTCATGACGCTGCTGGCGAGCGGGCGGCTCCACCCGCTCGTGTCGGCGACGTACCCGCTCGAACGCGCGGCCGAGGCCCTGCGCGCCGTCTTCGATCGCCGCGCGATCGGCAAGCTCGTGATCGAGCCCGGACGGTGA
- a CDS encoding methylamine dehydrogenase light chain, which translates to MIERGTRAIARRTSRRSFLTRLGTGLVGVAALPLLPVARAADEAARVPVPDDTKLTGDVGDPASCHYWRHCAIDGFLCACCGGSQTACPPGTEMSPVTWIGTCRNPGDGKDYIISYNDCCGASLCMRCRCTRTEGERPVYYTSKNNDLLWCFGTKSRAVHCSVAIVLGQATQA; encoded by the coding sequence ATGATCGAGCGTGGTACCCGCGCGATCGCGCGCCGCACTTCGCGCCGGAGCTTTCTCACGCGCCTCGGGACGGGGCTCGTGGGCGTCGCGGCCCTGCCGCTGCTGCCGGTCGCGCGGGCGGCGGACGAGGCGGCGCGCGTGCCCGTCCCGGACGATACGAAGCTCACGGGCGACGTCGGCGATCCGGCGAGCTGCCACTACTGGCGGCACTGCGCGATCGACGGCTTTCTGTGCGCCTGCTGCGGCGGCTCGCAGACGGCGTGCCCGCCGGGCACCGAGATGTCGCCGGTCACCTGGATCGGCACCTGCCGGAACCCCGGCGACGGCAAGGACTACATCATCTCGTACAACGACTGCTGCGGCGCCTCGCTCTGCATGCGGTGCCGCTGCACGCGCACCGAGGGCGAGCGGCCGGTCTACTACACGTCGAAGAACAACGATCTCCTGTGGTGCTTCGGAACCAAGAGCCGCGCCGTGCACTGCTCGGTCGCGATCGTGCTCGGGCAAGCGACGCAGGCGTGA
- a CDS encoding GTPase, whose translation MGADANVVLQLGLAAALADGACTPQERAQLESVARSLGVDPSALPASGAALPPNLGQVFDSPDARRAAYELAVAVCNADGAANDAEMRFLVELRAKLGLADASVAAVEREAGALAAAPIGAATDAPKPGAADDLILQQAVLAGALELLPQSLATMAIIPLQLRLVYLIGKAQGQQLDAAQAKDLLGALGIGAAAQVVDGVARKLIGGIARGVFGRVLGGVTGGVAGAATGAATSFATTYALGHAATQYYGQGRTLSSADLQALFQRLVGEAKALYPTVRTKIEEQARTLDLQQLIRSFTAGA comes from the coding sequence ATGGGAGCAGATGCGAACGTCGTCCTGCAGCTCGGGCTCGCCGCGGCGCTCGCCGACGGCGCCTGCACGCCGCAGGAGCGGGCCCAGCTCGAGAGCGTGGCGCGCTCGCTCGGCGTCGATCCGTCGGCGCTTCCTGCGAGCGGAGCCGCGCTGCCGCCGAACCTCGGCCAGGTGTTCGACTCGCCCGACGCGCGGCGGGCGGCCTACGAGCTCGCCGTCGCCGTGTGCAACGCCGACGGCGCCGCGAACGACGCCGAGATGCGCTTTCTGGTCGAGCTGCGCGCGAAGCTCGGCCTCGCCGACGCGAGCGTCGCCGCCGTCGAGCGCGAGGCCGGCGCGCTCGCCGCAGCGCCGATCGGCGCCGCGACCGATGCGCCCAAGCCCGGCGCCGCCGACGACCTCATCCTGCAGCAGGCGGTCCTCGCCGGCGCGCTCGAGCTCCTGCCCCAGTCGCTCGCGACCATGGCCATCATCCCGCTCCAGCTCCGGCTCGTGTACCTGATCGGCAAGGCGCAGGGGCAGCAGCTCGACGCCGCGCAGGCGAAGGACCTCCTCGGCGCGCTCGGCATCGGCGCGGCCGCGCAGGTCGTCGACGGCGTCGCGCGCAAGCTGATCGGCGGCATCGCCCGGGGCGTCTTCGGGCGGGTCCTCGGCGGCGTGACCGGCGGCGTCGCCGGCGCAGCCACCGGCGCCGCCACGTCGTTCGCCACCACCTACGCGCTCGGCCACGCGGCGACGCAGTACTACGGCCAGGGCCGCACGCTGTCGTCCGCCGACCTCCAGGCCCTCTTCCAGCGACTCGTCGGCGAAGCGAAGGCGCTCTACCCGACAGTGCGAACGAAGATCGAGGAGCAGGCGCGCACGCTCGACCTGCAGCAGCTGATCAGGTCGTTCACAGCGGGCGCGTAG